The segment CATCCATCAATGGGAGGCGCGCCACTATCTCGGCTTCTCACGGCGCTGGCGCGACATCCCCAAGCCGTCGATCGCGGCGGTCCAGGGCGCCTGCATCGCCGGCGGGCTGCTGCTCGCCTGGCCGTGCGACCTGATCGTCGCCGCCGACGATGCCCGCTTCTCCGATCCGGTGGTGCTGATGGGGATCGGCGGGGTCGAATATCATGGCCACACCTGGGAACTGGGCGCGCGCAAGGCGAAGGAGATGCTGTTCACCGCCCGGCCGATCGACGCGCAGGAGGCCGAACGGCGCGGCATGGTCAACCGGGTGGTGCCGCGCACCGAGCTCGACACCGCCGCCCGCGCGCTCGCCGCCGAGATCGCCCAGATGCACCCCCACGCGCTCGCCATGGCCAAGCGCGCCGTCAACCAGACGCTCGACATCCAGGGCCAGGCCGCCGCGCTGCAGAGCTGCTTCGACATCCACCAGCTCGGCCATGCCTCGGCCTATGCGCAGGGCGGCCAATTCGTCCTGACCGACCTGCCCGGCATGAAGGGCAAGGACTGATGCTGCGCATCGCCGACGCGGACGGCGTGCGGACGCTGACGCTCGACCGGCCCGAGCGGCTCAACGCGCTGACCCCGGCGCTGCTCGCCGACCTGATCGCCGCGCTCGACGATGCCGCGCTCGACCCGGCCGTCCGCTGCCTGCTGCTGGCCGGCGCGGGGCGCGGCTTCTGCGCGGGCCATGACCTGGGCGGCGACGGCAAGCCCGGCGCCGACCTCCGCCCCGACACGGTCGCGGCGATCATGCTGCGCGATTCACGCGCGCTTACCCTGCTCCGCCACATGGGCAAGCCGACCATCGCGGCGGTGCGCGGGCCGGCGGCCGGCAGCGGGCTGCTGCTCGCCGCCGCCTGCGACCTGCGCGTCGCCGCCGACGGCGCCGTCTTCAAGCTCGCCTTCGCCAGCGCCGGACGCTGCGGCGATCCGGGCGGCGCCTATCTGCTCACCCGGCTGCTCGGCGCGGCGCGGGCGCGCGAGCTGTTCCTGCTCGACGAGCGGATCGACGCCGCGCGGGCGCTGGCGATCGGCCTCGTCACCCGGGTCGTCGCCGACGATGCGCTCGACGCCGAGGCGGCGGCGCTCGCCCAGCGGCTCGCGCAAGGGCCGACCGGCGCCTATGCCGCGATCAAGCGCAATCTCGCCGCCGCCGAGACGCTGGCCTTCGAGGAGAGCATCGCCGCCGAGGCGCCCGGCAACGCCCGCGCCAGCCTGTCGCACGACGGCCGCGAGGCCGGGCTCGCCTTCGCCGAGCGGCGCCCGCCGGTCTTCCGGGGCTGGTGATCGGCGCCTTTCCGCGCCTTCGGAAAAGCCGCCGCACGGCTTGCCGCAAGCGCCCGCCGGCCGCCAGCATGGCCGCGATTTCCCCAGACGAGCGTGGACGATGACCGAGACCCTGCCCTTCCCCGTCTATGACGCCGACAATCATTTCTACGAGCCCGAGGACGCGATCCTGCGCCACCTGCCGGCCAGATGGCGCGACCAGATCCAGTTCGTCACCGTCGACGGCCGCAAGAAGCTCGCGATCGGCGGCAGGATATCCCAATATATCCCCAACCCGA is part of the Rhizorhabdus wittichii RW1 genome and harbors:
- a CDS encoding Enoyl-CoA hydratase/isomerase (PFAM: Enoyl-CoA hydratase/isomerase), with the protein product MPAGGHIVADFIGYAAADRIATITLDRPDRRNAQNQQLLEELNDAWERAAADDAVRVILLRAEGPHFSAGHDISPEEVARGPFRQIAASIPTRGLLGIHQWEARHYLGFSRRWRDIPKPSIAAVQGACIAGGLLLAWPCDLIVAADDARFSDPVVLMGIGGVEYHGHTWELGARKAKEMLFTARPIDAQEAERRGMVNRVVPRTELDTAARALAAEIAQMHPHALAMAKRAVNQTLDIQGQAAALQSCFDIHQLGHASAYAQGGQFVLTDLPGMKGKD
- a CDS encoding Enoyl-CoA hydratase (PFAM: Enoyl-CoA hydratase/isomerase), with amino-acid sequence MLRIADADGVRTLTLDRPERLNALTPALLADLIAALDDAALDPAVRCLLLAGAGRGFCAGHDLGGDGKPGADLRPDTVAAIMLRDSRALTLLRHMGKPTIAAVRGPAAGSGLLLAAACDLRVAADGAVFKLAFASAGRCGDPGGAYLLTRLLGAARARELFLLDERIDAARALAIGLVTRVVADDALDAEAAALAQRLAQGPTGAYAAIKRNLAAAETLAFEESIAAEAPGNARASLSHDGREAGLAFAERRPPVFRGW